From the genome of Glycine soja cultivar W05 chromosome 14, ASM419377v2, whole genome shotgun sequence:
GTGCAAAAACTTAATCATTTTAAATCGGGATTGTTCCAATCCCTGACAACTGAAAAGGGACTCGTGTGTGGAACCATTTTCATAGACCATTTATTGTGCAGAACGGAGTGGCGTAAAAGGAGATGGAAGGAAAAAAGTGTAAAAGAATAATTTCTTCAGGTTATAATATGAGATGAGAAACACTGTTTATGAGATTATAAAGTGTAATTGTTCATCAGTTGATTGATCTAAAATTTGTTTAGTGAGAGTGAGAACATTACTCTTGCCAATTCAGTTCAAATTTTTCTGTTTCCTGCACGCTCACCGAAGTAGTTTGAATGTAGTTTAGGGGTTttggatttatttgtaaaatctATACTTGACAGATTAACCTTCAAGCATCAGGTTCATTTAAATTGCACTCATTGACTCATTGTCATGTGAACATGCATTATGTCCTAGTTAAACCAAAGTAGGAAATAAGTGAGTGGTTATCAGGAATCTATTTAATACTTACTAGGATCCACTTCTGTTGTTATGGCAGCTCCTCTGAAGTAGCAAGAACCTCCACTGTGCTTGAACTTCTGATAGTAGCTGTTGAAGGCATAAGAAGCATGGTCTTTCAATGTGTTTGGTAAATAGCAAGGTTGGTTTACTTGAATTTTGCTACAATCTGCACCCCCTTTCCCACAAGCCCAATCCAAGGCTGCCTGCAACTCAGACTCCGTGGTCTGCTCATCAGCTACACACCATTGCTCAAACTCCGCATACGCTGCATGAAATGTAGTTTTTAAGATGAACACTTTGTTGAGGATGAATATGTACGCAAGATATAATCTATCATGTAATCAAGCTTTAATGAAGTATTGTTCTTTATTCTCATTATGATAATCTGATAACAAGCCCAATTTTAATCCAGAACCTTGTCAGATTAACTATTTAATCAAACGATAAATAtgataatgaaattaaaaacaaaagaggGAGAAAAGAAGTAACTAGGAACATTTCAATGTTTACATTTATGGAGTAGAGGAAGCACATTTCTATTACCTGTTTTCGGAGGAATCATGAACAGGAAAAGTAGAGGAAGCACCAACTTCAGCATGAATGTTGCCATTTTTGGTGAAAAAGATAAGAGAGGCTTTGTTGATTGGTAAAGACTAAAGAGTGTATAAAATAGATACCAAAGATATAAGCAATGTAGTTACTTGTATACATAGCCAAACAAAAGGCAAGGAAGTTATGGGCCTCTTTCTAACGGCTAAGAAGGAATCTTATGTTATTCTCTTGCAAGTGGATCATGCAGGGTTGATCACATTGAAAGTGGGGATCTCCCTTGAGAATATGATATACCATCATTGACAGAAAGAACCGAGCTGTAACATAGCAAAGCTTATTTGTTATTTCTGACGTCGCTTCTAATTTCAGCGGTTACACTTGGTCACGTGCTCCACAATCACGGAAAGAAAAACACGCACAAAGACCTATATTCTTAACTTTCTCTGCTGTCAGATGTTCTTTTAACTCAACAAACGATTtacctttttttccttctcaatgacaaaatgattatttatctcACTTCCCTTTTTTCTCCCGTATTTTCCCTTTCCCCACACTCTTCTGTTTtaccactttttctttttttttgcctttttcaATGGGAAAAAAGTCTTGGTTCGTTAGTGGTCTTCATGTTCTGCTGTATCTCATTTACCGAAATCTGTAGCCTTACTTGTAGCTCAATATTCAACTTTAATCAATTGAACATTTTTTGGTCTTGacaatatttatgaaaaaaaaagttacaaacaCAGTGACAAGTTGGAATCTTACAAGTCACAAAATATTGTTACATATGCCATTCTACTGGTATCATGTAAATAATTTTGCTTTACATGTTAGTTACAAAATTATGAGGGTTCAAAGATCTGTCATTCCTTTTCCATCTTGGCccctaaaaaatgaaataatgatGTCGACACTATAACATTTTTATCTTATCCTACTAGCtccaaatataaatatttacaaagaataaTAAGAGATGGGAAACAGGAACAAAAACGGGGTATGTACACAAAAACGCAATTATGCCTTCTGTTGACCTCCTTCTGCCCTGCAATAAGTGATAATATCTTGAACTCAAATCAGCATCctggaaaagaagaagaaaataagaacaaaaattattaatgcGGGAATAGGCTCATACTCTTATTAAACTCATATGATGGCTCAAGATAATTGAATTACAAAGGAAATTTAGAATTGTAACACATGTATATTTCAATGATCCATTTCTActtgttaaaattataataagtatatatgtatgaaatgcgcttataatataaaaatcctGGGATGATAAAGATGGTACTTACTATCACTAAACAAGACCATAGCTGAGATCCATGATGCTGAATTGATAACTTTGATGCTGGCAAGCAGTCTCAATTAGGAACACATCATCTGGGGCATGTCCAACCATTACAATATCCGGACATAATTTAGCCAAAATTAATCCATCCGCTAGCTCTTTTAATGGAAAACCAACAAATGGCATTCGATGATAATTGATATCATACTACACATCACTCTGGAGGTCAGTCCACACTTGTCAGCTGGCTGTCTGCACTAATAATCAAAGATTTCAAACTTCCACACTATGTATCTGACTTGAAGAAACGCGCCATTGCCATGTAGAGCTTCTCTTCTTCAAATGGCTTTGACACATAGTCATCCATTCCACACTTTATGCACTCTTCATTGGAAGACTGAGTTGAATCTGCTGTCATTGCCAGTATTGGAATGTGCCAATAAGAGATGCTACCAAACATCTCTGCAGATGCTTGCCCACACGCAATTTTCTCATTTACCTCACTCTCGAGACAACGGATTTGCCTCGTTGCTTCAAAACTGTATCAtttaagatgaagagaaatactTGTAAGTTATATCTCAGCCTTGTATCCAGAATTCCAGGTGTGAGATCCTATCTAGAAAAGCACTCAGAATTTGATATTTCTTACACAAGTTAAATGGCCATCTATCAAACCTAAGGATAACATGATAGCAAGCAGATTGGGGAATTTATAAAGTTTCTTAAATACACTAACTGAGTCCCACTAGAGGATATTTCTTAAACAAGTTAAACGCCCCACTAgaggataataaaaaatatcacaagaTAGTTTCatatattctaataaaataaataaattacaaggCAAAAGCCTAATCATTATATCTATTTACATAAGATTGAGTGGATACTTTTACAGTTTAACAACACAGCCATGAGGCCCGGGAAAAATCAGTCGTGGTTAAAACATTCTAGGTAGTAGGTtcttaacaaaaggaaataaGGGTAGTGGCCTGACTTTTTGCACCAGTTCCTTTAATTATTATCTACTTTTTTTCATGTGTTTTCTCTAGTACAAAATAAACTTACTAGACCAGTCATTGCTCCTTGGTTCTATTCTTATAGGAAAGGACAGTGTCTCCATTTGCATTCACAATtgagaaaactaaaaataaaaataaaaaataggaataAGAAGATAAGTTACCCATCCATTTCTGGCATTTGGAGATCCATgaaacaagcatcaaaattaTGTGGCAGTTTAAGCATCTTCAGAGCAGCCCTGCCACTCTCCACAGCAGTAACTTTAGCCCCATATTTCTGTAGAACACCTTTTGCAACTCTTCTGTTGACTGCATTATCATCAACAACCAAAATTTGTTTGTCAATTAATAAATTCCCGAGTTTGGACACTTTTTTCCTATTTACTCTCTTGTTTTCAGTGCCAAGGGATACTCTGTAGCACTGAATCAAAGAACTAAGCCAAAGAGGCTTCATCAGTATATCATCTATTATACCAACTGACTTGAGCCCATCCTGTTCATTGGAGCTAAGGTGGGTGGCCAGGAGAAAAATCTTTGGTAAATTCATTGGATCCCCTTTGATGCCATTCTGTCTACGTTTCTTGATTGTGTATAAGATATGACATTCTTTATCCCAAGCATCCTTGTCTATAAGAATCATGGCCAATTGGGTCGACATACTGAAGGAACAAAAACAGTAGTAGTAATTTAGCAAATAATAGCCCATTGTCCAGTAcagctttttttaaaaaaaaatcaacaaatatgAACTAGAAATGAAACACCATGTTTACTTCATGACTAATTGCACCTTAAAGTTACTACTGTTGAACACAGGCAATTACCAATATTGATTCAAAACAACCAGTAGCAAAAAATGAACCGGTTAATGcaatttattaataacaataTAGGAACCAAATTTCCTACAGAACACCAAGCAGTTCAAGCCTTCACAAGATCACGCAAAATTCATATCCACACAAAAGCATGCATTGAGGATTGGGTTAgtctgaaaaaaaatatttcatgtgTACAAGTTGTTTACTGAGTAAAATGATTCCAGAATATAAATTATCAGTATCACCTATTTTATGTGGAATACcacaacaaagccttatcccactaggtgagaTTGGCTACATGTAGCCAAtctcacctagtgggataagactTTGTTGTGGTATTCCACATAAAGCAGGTgataaagataatttatattctGAAATCATTTTACATAGTATATGACTTGTACACATGAAATATTCTGGGTAGTGCCCTTATGCTATTAAGAATGACAGAACTTAAATAGGTAAGTTTTAAGGTTTATCGTGTGCAACTGTCAACTGATTTGGATTTTTAATTTCAACTGCTAAAGTGAGTCAAGTGGCAAATTACCTCTTGTTACACACATTAGATAAACAAGAGCATGCAGAATTCAGACTGTAAGTTACATCCACGGACATTCCCAATCTCTGCAGATGATATCTTGTGACCTCAGCTCGGATTTTTCTGCTATCTACCACTAATGTTCTCAATCCTTGGAACTCTGAACCAAAATGATTATTCTGCTGCATTGCATCCAGAGACGTGCTTTCTCCTTTTCTGAAGGTTCCGGTAAAGGAAAAAGTGCTTCCAATTCCAGGCTCACTTACAAATCCAATTTCTCCTCCCATGAGGTCAACTAGACATTTGCTAATACTCAGTCCTATTCCAGTTCCACCATATGTTCGGGAGGTGGAACTGTCAGCCTGCATAAAAGGTGTGAATATGCGGCTTTGTGCATCTGTAGGAATTCCTATACCTGTGTCCTCAACTATTACTAGAAGTTGAATAATTTCAGGCTCATTTATGCCACTTAACTGCTTAAAATTTGCCCAACTTTTCCATCTGTTGCATACAGGAAACCCACTTAACGTATCAtatgttctgtttgatatgTCCTGGTTCAAGTTTAAGCCTTCTCTCAGCACTGCATCCATAATATGAAGTGGGTTCTTCACTTCATTTGCCAGATGAACAGAGACAAATACATGCCCTTTATCATGAGTGAACTGAAATGCACCAAGTAAACTGATTAATAGAGAATATAAATAACCAATAAGATTCCTTCTCTTTTATtctaaagataagaaaatacaccaatttaaaataaaaattccgaAAGATTATTTCAAAGTCTAAATAGAAGGGAGGTAAACATATAAATCCTTCAAATTGTTTATGTAGTATTACAATGTTTGCCCATTGCATTGCATGGGTCACTTActagtgaatatatatatatatatatatatatatatatatatataaggaaatACTGTAAagaaataatgaataaaaaaaatatcaccagGATTATGGATGAATTTACTTATTAACACCATTTCAATATCAATCAGCAAAGGGACACACTTTCAAAAGGACAAAATGATgcattgtttaaaattatgagaTGTTTCCAGCATCATGATATATGTAAAGAATAAAATGGGTTAAACCCACccaaaaaataacaatacaGCATGAAATAATGCAAACCTTAAGTGAATTGCCGACAAGATTAGTAATTATTTGTCGGAACCGTTTAGGATCGCCAATGACAACTTTGGGTACTTGATTGGATGCATAAACAGCCAGCTGGACTCACCAAAAATGTATAGAGAACACAAGTTCATGTAAGACTTAATGTACAAATTATAGGAGGTACAAAACTAAGGTAGCGGAAAGATACGATCTCACCTCTATTCCTTTTTCATTAGATTTTTCAGAGAAAAGTGATAAAATTTCATCCAGAATAGCTCGAGGATCAAAGGCTACAGCTTCAAGTTCAAGCTTTCCAGCCTCAATCTTAGCTTGATCAAGAACCTCGCTTATGACTGAGATAAGATCTTTACCACTCTTGTGAGCGGTTTGGGCACAGTCCATCTGGTTTTCATCAAGCTCAGTATCCATCAACATTTGCAGCATACCTGGAAAATTATTTGAAACAGCTGATAATTATTACCGAGTATTGACAGGTTGGGTTTATCTATGAAAACAACAAATACTTTAAATTACCTAAAACACCGTTCATTGGAGTCCTGATCTCGTGTGAAACTGTCGCAAGAAACTGCAAAAAAGGGAAAGCAATCGTTGAAGGTCAAGGtggaaatattaattttaattaagtaaaagaaattataaaccaTCAGAACTCAGAAATAATTTTGATGTTGAATGATGATCATCATGTGATGCAATAAACATATGAAATGTGTACAAGAATTACAATATTCTTGACATCACTCTAACAATTGTGCTGCATAACAGAAAGCCTAAATCCCATAAATATATCACACCTGAGATTTTGCCACATCTGCAGCTTCAGCACGAACTTTCAGCTCTCTCATTTGACGATAGTCATCCTCAACTTTTGCTATTCTATTTATTGCTGCATAAAAAATATGACCCAGAAGCAAAGTAATAACAAACACCCCCACTGATGCATTGATTGCTGTCCAAGGTAATGGAGGCCTCTGCTTGAAGCtgcaaaagaaaaggaaaagaaggaattgAGCTAGTATGAGATTTCAATTCTTTGGACAccacacaattttttattttagtgggAAAGCAAACCTGCAGTGCATCTCATGTTTTCGTAGCGGATCCCCAAAATCTAGGCTGCTTATGTATAGTAGGCCAGTGTCAGCAACATCAGTACCATACATTGTGATTGGTGCAGATGCATTAGTTGTGTCATAAACATTTACAACAATGGTTTGTTTACTGGCAAGTTGGTGTAGAAGCTTGTCCACCAGTGATGGAACATCATAAGACGCACCCAGATACCTGCCAATAAATAGGTAACAATACTCACATAACACGTTGtaattgttttccttttagggGTGGTGGATCAGAGCACAAATGAAATGCATATTTTAACCAGTAGATAGTTAGATGTAGGATTACCCTACAGTAGCTTCAATACGCTGCTCTAGTGTAGCATCTAAAGGAAGATTAGTGTTATAGACAGCAAATGTAAGTACAACACCCAGATGATTGGACTTTAGTAGTTTAAAAGGGGATGTCAGAACCCCCTTTCCAGACGCCCTTGCTCTCAAAATATTCTCACGGTCCTCCTGTGTAACAATgcaacaaaatattttcttttaaccaGACAGATAATGAGGGATTTAACAAATAATTCAATAGATAATAGTAACTCCTAGTCTTATTTCTTCTTAATCTGTCACTGAGATGACTGTAAATCAACTGATTAGGCATGAAAAGCAGGTGATACCAGTGCTCAGAGTCATTCATTGATGTTGATAAGTAAAACTCTTGTATGTAGTTGATTCTGTTTACCCCACATTTAACTTTCACTATTCAAAGTAAATTATATGCGATACTGTTTAGTGATCTCCAGTTCTAATATTCAACTTCATGTATACAAAAGCTCCAAGCATCTAATGCTTCGACCTAAACCTTGcataaagaaaatacaaagcCAAAAAAGTCTTTCTAACTGATGACTTCACACTCTAGTTTTCTCATACATACTTGTGCAGAATAAATATGGTAAGATCATTGACAGGAATGTAAAATTTGCAGTGTAAGTCATTGCCCCACAATTTGCTTAGAAAAAGTAAATCATGTTAGGGTGACAGCAAGCTAAGCAAGACACACCTTCCCTGACATCATGTCAATAGATACAATATGGGAAACTGTTTCTTGAGCAAATATCACTGGTGCATATTCATCTTGAATGGGTGCTGGATCCAAATTTTCTGGAATACAATCTTGTACTAATGCCTCATTCTCAGTTTCCATTTTCTTAATTGTCCACCCATGCTGCTTCTCAAAATGCATCCTATCAGAGTGGAGAACTTTCAAAGCATAAGCAACACCACTAGTAAGTGGTCTTTCAAATGCTGTACTCTCTGTATATTCTCCAAAAATTTTCTGCAGTGAAACAGAAGCTTCAATGTTATTTAtccttaaattttctttttttttttaattgttttcccTCAAGATGGATAATAttacaacaagaacaacatatAAATAGCAGAGAGTTGAAGAGGACTCATAAATTTAATGTGGTTTCAACTGGGAGACTTACACTATGCAATCTTCACACATATCCAAACCTGACTGGTCTAATACAATCAAATTCAGTGTTAACCATATCAGAATTACAAGTGAAAAGAGGAACCCAGTTCAAACCTTGTACATTTTTTTGTAAGATTAGCATATACTTAAAGCAGTTATAAAGTTGATAAGACATTCCACATTAGCTACAAATATGGCCAAAATACTCCTGGTAAGGCTTGAGCCTTGAGTGATTCCCCCCTCCCCTTTGAGCTAACTTTTAGAGTTGAGCTAGATCCCACCCATTTCAAATATGATACCAAAAGCCTATTCAATCTTGATGTTAGGTACCTGTAAATGTCTAGTCTTGCAAACTTCACACTCCGATATGTAGTCCTGGGCATGAGGGGATGCATGTTATGATGCTCCACAATGGCTAAAAACATGGCCAAATTATTCCTTATAACACTTGAGCAATTCTCTCCCCCTCTCTTGATCTAGCTTTTGGGGATGAATTAGGTTTAGttcatttttctaataaaaatctATAACAATGACAACGAGAAATGCGGTCAAACATGCTTTTCTTATTATAGCTAGTAAAAGTGCCAAAGGATATTCATTTGATACTCTTATT
Proteins encoded in this window:
- the LOC114383130 gene encoding glucan endo-1,3-beta-glucosidase 12-like, giving the protein MATFMLKLVLPLLFLFMIPPKTAYAEFEQWCVADEQTTESELQAALDWACGKGGADCSKIQVNQPCYLPNTLKDHASYAFNSYYQKFKHSGGSCYFRGAAITTEVDPSHGSCHYDFIP
- the LOC114383129 gene encoding histidine kinase 2-like, giving the protein MSVNRRLPASNGRLLSNMKSWKLNEPLNGSNSPRTCRRKPLLLWFFGFVAIGSVWFILSFNSKYLVSKENEAICEERERALLQRYNVSRKQIHALASLFSGSDQILSNCIDERRLQMLLSSGMVSTPQLICPENQELQKVHTCVADTVEPIEQCPVLNDCVQTRLELSFPLKSYVSLASHSALPTDLVSYLHRGKNIVQSWELRVSAIRYHASSSNLIKGCWWVLIGITMSYFCLLWRNQKQKLVQGHPAAQQKCLKHFPRGPSRGAGRWRKKLLVIFVSLGIIGSFWLFWHLNTGIMRRREETLANMCDERARMLQDQFNVSMNHVHALAILVSTFHHGKHPSAIDQKIFGEYTESTAFERPLTSGVAYALKVLHSDRMHFEKQHGWTIKKMETENEALVQDCIPENLDPAPIQDEYAPVIFAQETVSHIVSIDMMSGKEDRENILRARASGKGVLTSPFKLLKSNHLGVVLTFAVYNTNLPLDATLEQRIEATVGYLGASYDVPSLVDKLLHQLASKQTIVVNVYDTTNASAPITMYGTDVADTGLLYISSLDFGDPLRKHEMHCSFKQRPPLPWTAINASVGVFVITLLLGHIFYAAINRIAKVEDDYRQMRELKVRAEAADVAKSQFLATVSHEIRTPMNGVLGMLQMLMDTELDENQMDCAQTAHKSGKDLISVISEVLDQAKIEAGKLELEAVAFDPRAILDEILSLFSEKSNEKGIELAVYASNQVPKVVIGDPKRFRQIITNLVGNSLKFTHDKGHVFVSVHLANEVKNPLHIMDAVLREGLNLNQDISNRTYDTLSGFPVCNRWKSWANFKQLSGINEPEIIQLLVIVEDTGIGIPTDAQSRIFTPFMQADSSTSRTYGGTGIGLSISKCLVDLMGGEIGFVSEPGIGSTFSFTGTFRKGESTSLDAMQQNNHFGSEFQGLRTLVVDSRKIRAEVTRYHLQRLGMSVDVTYSLNSACSCLSNVCNKSMSTQLAMILIDKDAWDKECHILYTIKKRRQNGIKGDPMNLPKIFLLATHLSSNEQDGLKSVGIIDDILMKPLWLSSLIQCYRVSLGTENKRVNRKKVSKLGNLLIDKQILVVDDNAVNRRVAKGVLQKYGAKVTAVESGRAALKMLKLPHNFDACFMDLQMPEMDGFEATRQIRCLESEVNEKIACGQASAEMFGSISYWHIPILAMTADSTQSSNEECIKCGMDDYVSKPFEEEKLYMAMARFFKSDT